A single genomic interval of Nitrosomonadales bacterium harbors:
- a CDS encoding radical SAM protein, whose translation MKKIKVFSTQFNYQYGGVIHFPYSIASLVAYIKSFPDLDARFQFEKTFVFRNKFDEYVSRCADVDILLCSCYTWNWEITTRLAKAVKELNPGCLVIFGGPQVPLNYQGDVPLTWVEQSKGTFFADYPYVDMLVHEEGECTLKDIFAEYLGDKDYSKISGLETRNYKTPRANRIADLDMLPSPYLTNLVWDLVEAVEGVTYIASWETNRGCPFQCTYCDWGSATKTKVRKRDMEILLKEIDWFADNKIPYVDCCDANFGIFADRDLALARKFKEVKLAKGYPGRVRPAWVKASSERLIPIAKELLEADLLRAVTLAVQSLDPTTLKTVKRSNIKFDTFANLTQQFRDHKIETYTEFIMGMPGETLTSYKNGLEQLMELFPRPVVFVYNCGVFVNAPMNEPAYLEAYGIKVTKSPIYLWHSSIHNRGDIPEYEYITISANSFSLDDLKAMYLYGWTTQALHSMGILEYIAKFYNQVHGLKFIKFYETFIEYCQRDDASGFKTEFTIVRNYIDTGYAGGGWDHYDPDLAPIFWPIEEATWLRCVRDSQWLRREILDFLRYLEGRLEYGDDMEMIEDLVDFQVFLLSVMDRKEPVKNHVAKYAWKDFLLNGNAKIAELNRSPREYSWENKVTESDRAQWCYKAIWVGRNQGNYKCHLEHLNENAAG comes from the coding sequence ATGAAAAAAATAAAAGTCTTCAGCACGCAATTCAATTACCAGTACGGCGGGGTGATCCACTTTCCCTACAGCATCGCCTCGCTGGTGGCTTACATCAAATCCTTCCCGGATCTGGATGCACGTTTCCAGTTCGAAAAGACCTTCGTCTTCAGGAACAAGTTCGACGAATATGTTTCCAGATGCGCCGATGTCGATATCCTTCTCTGTTCCTGCTACACATGGAACTGGGAAATCACCACGCGGCTTGCCAAAGCGGTCAAGGAACTGAATCCGGGCTGTCTGGTGATCTTCGGCGGGCCGCAGGTGCCGCTGAATTATCAGGGCGATGTTCCGCTGACATGGGTCGAACAATCGAAGGGTACGTTCTTTGCGGATTATCCCTATGTGGACATGCTGGTGCATGAGGAAGGCGAATGTACGCTGAAAGACATCTTTGCCGAATACCTCGGGGACAAGGATTACTCGAAGATCAGCGGATTGGAGACGCGGAATTACAAAACTCCCCGTGCGAACCGGATCGCAGATCTGGATATGTTGCCGTCGCCTTACCTTACAAATCTGGTATGGGATCTGGTCGAGGCAGTGGAGGGCGTGACCTACATCGCTTCCTGGGAAACCAATCGCGGCTGTCCGTTCCAGTGCACCTATTGCGACTGGGGGAGCGCGACTAAGACGAAGGTCCGGAAACGCGACATGGAGATATTGCTCAAGGAGATCGACTGGTTCGCGGACAACAAGATCCCGTATGTGGATTGTTGCGATGCCAACTTCGGCATCTTCGCGGACAGGGATCTGGCGCTGGCGCGGAAATTCAAGGAGGTGAAATTAGCCAAAGGGTATCCGGGCAGGGTGCGCCCCGCGTGGGTGAAAGCCTCATCGGAACGACTGATCCCCATCGCCAAGGAGTTGCTGGAGGCGGATCTGTTGCGGGCGGTCACGCTTGCGGTGCAGTCGCTGGATCCGACCACTCTGAAAACGGTCAAGAGAAGCAATATCAAATTCGATACTTTCGCCAATCTGACCCAGCAATTCAGGGATCACAAGATCGAAACGTATACCGAATTCATCATGGGGATGCCGGGGGAGACGCTGACAAGTTACAAGAACGGGCTGGAACAGTTGATGGAGCTCTTCCCGCGCCCCGTGGTGTTCGTCTATAACTGCGGGGTGTTCGTGAACGCGCCGATGAACGAGCCGGCATATCTGGAGGCGTACGGCATCAAGGTGACCAAGTCGCCGATCTACCTGTGGCATTCATCCATCCACAATCGCGGCGACATCCCCGAGTATGAATACATCACGATCAGCGCCAACTCCTTCTCGCTGGACGATCTGAAAGCGATGTATCTGTACGGCTGGACAACGCAGGCGTTGCACAGCATGGGCATCCTCGAATATATCGCCAAGTTCTACAACCAGGTGCACGGATTGAAGTTCATAAAGTTTTACGAGACCTTCATCGAGTATTGCCAAAGGGATGATGCGTCCGGCTTCAAAACGGAATTTACCATCGTCAGGAATTATATCGACACCGGATATGCCGGCGGCGGATGGGATCATTACGATCCCGATCTGGCGCCGATCTTCTGGCCCATCGAGGAGGCTACCTGGCTGAGGTGCGTAAGGGACAGCCAATGGCTGCGCCGCGAGATTCTGGACTTTTTGCGCTATCTGGAGGGGAGGCTGGAATACGGGGACGACATGGAGATGATCGAGGATCTGGTGGATTTCCAGGTGTTCCTGTTGTCCGTCATGGACAGAAAAGAGCCCGTAAAAAATCATGTTGCAAAATATGCGTGGAAGGATTTCCTGCTGAATGGCAATGCAAAAATTGCCGAGTTGAATCGTTCGCCCCGGGAATATTCCTGGGAAAACAAGGTGACCGAGAGCGACAGGGCGCAATGGTGCTACAAGGCCATATGGGTCGGACGTAACCAGGGAAATTACAAATGCCACCTTGAGCACCTGAACGAAAATGCCGCCGGCTGA
- a CDS encoding glycosyltransferase has product MLPNVRIARISTVAFFVVSQLKRQIESLSESGAHVTVVASSGPEMASLERIPDVDCVAIDIPRSISPWRDLRALICLYRFFRREHIDIAHSTTPKAGLLTAIAALLAGVPIRLHTFTGQPWVRMRGIKRGLARGSDKLIGKLSTRCYADSESQRQFLIEQGLIAPEQLFVIGAGSLAGVDTGRFSPARFSSEEKIATRRALNIPEDAQVILFVGRITVDKGVHELLEAFRETKNELNRVHLVFVGPFDSDSGVTGGISRRDIEGIQDTHVVSYTACPEAYMSIADILCLPSYREGFGTVVIEAAAMGVPTVGSNIYGLSDAVVDNETGILVPPRDSSALARALSMLLTDGERRVQMGCAARNRIEMLFDANMVNGGLIEEYHRLLLRAEKARKPRQL; this is encoded by the coding sequence ATGTTGCCAAATGTCCGCATTGCCCGCATTTCCACGGTTGCATTTTTTGTTGTGTCTCAGTTGAAGCGCCAAATCGAGTCGCTGAGTGAAAGCGGTGCGCACGTAACGGTAGTGGCCAGTAGCGGACCCGAGATGGCATCCTTGGAAAGGATTCCGGATGTGGATTGTGTCGCAATCGATATCCCGCGATCAATCTCGCCGTGGCGTGATCTGCGGGCGTTGATATGTCTGTACCGGTTTTTCAGGCGTGAGCATATCGACATCGCGCATTCGACCACTCCCAAAGCCGGATTGCTTACTGCCATTGCCGCGCTTCTGGCAGGTGTGCCGATACGTTTACACACTTTTACCGGTCAACCCTGGGTGCGCATGAGGGGGATCAAGCGCGGTCTGGCGCGCGGGAGTGACAAGCTGATAGGCAAACTGAGTACGCGCTGTTATGCGGATAGCGAAAGCCAGCGTCAATTTCTCATTGAACAGGGACTGATTGCCCCCGAACAACTGTTCGTAATAGGGGCGGGCTCGCTGGCCGGTGTGGATACCGGACGGTTCAGTCCGGCGCGCTTTTCGAGCGAGGAGAAAATTGCCACTAGGCGGGCTCTGAATATTCCGGAAGATGCGCAAGTGATATTGTTTGTGGGGCGCATTACGGTCGACAAGGGTGTGCATGAATTGCTCGAGGCGTTCCGCGAGACAAAAAATGAGCTGAATCGCGTGCATCTGGTATTTGTCGGGCCATTTGATTCGGACAGCGGCGTGACTGGAGGAATCTCGCGGCGAGATATTGAGGGTATCCAGGATACGCATGTTGTAAGTTATACAGCATGCCCGGAGGCATATATGTCTATTGCCGATATCCTGTGTCTGCCGAGTTATCGGGAAGGGTTCGGTACGGTTGTCATCGAGGCTGCGGCAATGGGCGTGCCGACCGTTGGATCGAATATTTACGGCCTATCCGACGCGGTGGTAGATAACGAAACGGGAATTCTGGTGCCGCCGCGTGATTCGTCAGCACTGGCAAGGGCGCTGTCCATGCTGCTGACTGACGGTGAACGGCGTGTGCAAATGGGGTGCGCGGCCCGAAACAGGATAGAGATGCTTTTCGATGCGAATATGGTAAACGGGGGGCTGATTGAGGAGTATCATCGTCTCCTGTTACGTGCAGAAAAGGCTCGGAAGCCGCGTCAGCTATAG
- a CDS encoding NAD-dependent epimerase/dehydratase family protein: MIVAVTGGTGFIGRKLVARLIERGDTVRLLTRTPDPGEHSSIEVHQCDLLTAEVSELSSILEGVEVLYHCAGQINDLSAMRALHVDATHKLVGAASHRIGRWVQLSSVGVYGPVSEGEVTEDSAISPVGEYEVTKAESDQIIIEAADRGCFGYSMLRPSNVFGAGMQNRSLFDMIRIIDRGLFFYIGKPGASANYIHVDNVAEALLQCGTLPRAEGGIFNLSDCRTLEEFVAIIASALGKHAPRMRLPKAPVRLLARWSEMLPGFPLTEARVDALTNRATYPDTRIERELGYRHLVTMEEGVMELVALWKKSQ, from the coding sequence ATGATAGTCGCGGTTACCGGCGGGACCGGTTTTATTGGCAGGAAGCTGGTTGCACGTCTGATCGAACGGGGCGATACGGTGCGCTTGTTGACGCGCACTCCAGACCCGGGCGAACATTCTTCGATCGAGGTGCATCAATGCGACCTGCTGACAGCGGAAGTGAGCGAGCTTTCATCAATTCTGGAGGGTGTGGAAGTGCTCTATCACTGTGCCGGGCAGATCAATGACCTGTCTGCCATGCGCGCCCTGCATGTCGATGCAACGCACAAACTGGTCGGGGCAGCTTCGCATCGCATCGGCCGCTGGGTGCAATTGAGCAGTGTCGGCGTGTACGGGCCGGTAAGCGAAGGCGAGGTTACCGAGGACTCGGCGATAAGCCCGGTCGGTGAATACGAGGTTACCAAAGCCGAGTCGGACCAGATCATCATCGAGGCGGCAGATCGTGGCTGTTTTGGCTATTCCATGCTGCGCCCCTCGAACGTGTTCGGCGCGGGGATGCAAAATCGATCGCTGTTCGACATGATCCGCATCATCGACCGGGGATTGTTCTTTTACATCGGCAAGCCCGGCGCGTCGGCCAACTACATCCATGTCGATAATGTGGCCGAAGCGTTGCTGCAATGCGGCACCCTGCCGCGCGCAGAGGGCGGGATATTCAATCTTTCGGATTGCCGTACTCTGGAAGAGTTTGTTGCCATCATTGCCAGTGCGCTGGGAAAACATGCGCCGCGCATGCGATTGCCCAAGGCGCCGGTCAGGCTGCTTGCCAGATGGAGTGAAATGCTCCCGGGTTTTCCGCTTACCGAGGCCAGGGTTGATGCGCTGACGAACCGGGCGACTTATCCGGATACGAGAATTGAGCGGGAGTTGGGCTATCGCCATCTGGTGACGATGGAAGAGGGGGTGATGGAGTTGGTGGCCCTATGGAAGAAGAGCCAATGA
- a CDS encoding class I SAM-dependent methyltransferase has translation MNKTWIYEQTERNVLQWDGAMETHYPESGSWLRDPDAYFNRLCGDCNYLDAVKLIDWNAYLKNDSRILDVGCGGGWLAGYLSGFEAVSTIYALDSSRRFLSDLLPQVTRIMNGNAEKIETIEGMFTPLLFQDASLDMVVASSALHHADSLEGVLREIRRVLKKDGLLLILNETPRPWLRYVLSLAVAFARMIGKAIAREYERTSPSISSSGFLYDPLLGDKSYPSWYWQEAIRRSGFSLVEVVNTGLPTVKGDRGAGLTHFICRAA, from the coding sequence ATGAACAAGACATGGATTTACGAACAGACCGAGCGCAATGTATTGCAATGGGATGGCGCGATGGAGACCCATTATCCGGAATCGGGCAGTTGGCTTCGTGATCCGGACGCCTACTTCAATCGGTTGTGCGGGGACTGCAATTATCTGGACGCGGTCAAGCTGATCGACTGGAACGCATACTTGAAGAATGATTCTCGGATTCTGGACGTGGGCTGCGGGGGCGGATGGCTGGCGGGATACCTGTCCGGGTTCGAAGCCGTAAGTACGATATACGCTCTGGATTCAAGCAGGCGTTTCCTGTCTGACCTGCTGCCGCAGGTTACAAGGATAATGAACGGCAATGCCGAAAAGATCGAAACCATCGAGGGCATGTTCACGCCTTTGCTGTTTCAGGATGCGTCACTGGACATGGTCGTTGCCTCATCCGCGCTTCATCATGCCGACAGCCTGGAAGGTGTCCTGAGGGAGATACGGCGCGTGCTGAAGAAAGATGGCCTGCTGCTTATCCTGAACGAAACGCCGCGCCCGTGGTTGCGCTATGTATTGTCGCTTGCGGTTGCTTTCGCCAGGATGATCGGCAAAGCGATCGCGCGTGAGTATGAGAGAACTTCGCCGTCCATTTCGTCGAGCGGCTTTTTGTACGACCCGTTGCTCGGGGATAAAAGCTATCCGTCATGGTACTGGCAGGAAGCCATCAGGCGCTCGGGATTCTCTCTGGTGGAAGTCGTTAATACGGGATTGCCTACGGTTAAAGGCGATCGTGGCGCAGGTTTGACACATTTTATTTGCAGGGCTGCCTGA
- a CDS encoding NAD-dependent epimerase/dehydratase family protein encodes MAQNILITGGAGFIGSRLALSLVSRGHAVRVLDNLATQIHGADPASSPLFRSIQGKVDFLRGSVTSRDDLMKALQGMDTVVHLAAETGTGQSMYAISHYTDVNVGGTALLLDLIANEPFPVKKIVVASSRAVYGEGKYRCPEHGTVFPLPRLAENMERGDFAVHCPLCGAEAHLASSDEETPVRPSSVYGITKLAQEQMVLTVGKALGISALAFRYQNVYGPGQSLSNPYTGILSIFSTRIRNGSGINIFEDGKESRDFVFVDDVVAVTAKGVEYQPALVDAFNVGSGVATDVLTIANTLQKLLDGNVPIEVSGQFRAGDIRHNVACLDKTRAILGFEPSVDIEEGLRRFVAWVKGEQVQADRYEESMRELKAKGLFK; translated from the coding sequence ATGGCACAAAACATATTGATCACCGGCGGCGCCGGCTTCATCGGTTCCAGGCTGGCCCTGTCTCTTGTGTCCAGGGGGCATGCCGTTCGGGTGCTGGACAATCTGGCCACGCAGATCCATGGCGCCGATCCCGCATCTTCCCCGCTGTTTCGCTCGATCCAGGGCAAGGTCGATTTCCTGAGGGGCAGCGTCACCAGTCGCGATGACTTGATGAAGGCATTGCAGGGGATGGATACGGTGGTGCATCTGGCCGCCGAGACCGGAACCGGGCAATCCATGTATGCGATCAGCCACTACACGGATGTCAATGTCGGCGGGACCGCATTGCTGCTCGACCTGATCGCCAACGAGCCGTTCCCGGTGAAGAAGATCGTGGTGGCTTCGTCGCGCGCGGTCTATGGAGAGGGAAAATACCGCTGTCCGGAACATGGCACGGTCTTTCCGTTGCCGCGTCTCGCGGAAAATATGGAACGGGGGGATTTTGCGGTGCATTGCCCGTTGTGCGGTGCCGAGGCGCATCTTGCTTCTTCCGATGAAGAAACCCCGGTCCGTCCGAGTTCCGTGTACGGGATCACCAAGCTGGCCCAAGAACAGATGGTCCTGACGGTCGGTAAAGCGCTCGGCATCTCGGCGCTGGCTTTCCGCTACCAGAATGTCTACGGGCCGGGCCAGTCGCTATCCAATCCCTACACCGGTATCTTGTCGATCTTCTCGACGCGTATCCGCAACGGGAGCGGCATCAACATCTTCGAGGATGGCAAGGAAAGTCGCGATTTCGTATTTGTTGACGATGTGGTGGCGGTTACCGCGAAAGGCGTGGAATACCAGCCGGCGCTGGTGGACGCGTTCAATGTTGGCTCCGGTGTGGCGACCGATGTGCTGACAATCGCCAATACCCTCCAGAAACTGCTGGACGGAAACGTGCCCATTGAAGTTTCAGGCCAGTTCCGCGCGGGAGACATTCGGCATAATGTGGCCTGTCTCGATAAAACGCGGGCTATCCTGGGCTTCGAGCCTTCAGTGGATATCGAGGAAGGTTTGCGGCGGTTCGTTGCATGGGTAAAGGGCGAGCAGGTTCAGGCCGACCGCTATGAGGAAAGCATGCGTGAACTCAAGGCAAAAGGGCTTTTCAAGTGA
- a CDS encoding SDR family oxidoreductase: protein MLLTDKVVVVTGGAGFLGRQFCAAVAEQGGVAVVADIDMEAAKLAAAGIAGMHPGRAEAVSLDITSHASISALIAGLMERYGHIDALVNNAYPRNRNYGRKLEDVTYEDFCENVNSHLGGYFLMARQFGLFFREHGGGNIVNMASIYGVMAPRFEVYAETPMTMPVEYAAIKSAVVHLTRYFAQYFKGDGIRVNCLSPGGILDQQPEAFLEKYNAHCNGKGMLDPQDINGSLLFLLSDASRHVTGQNLIVDDGFSL from the coding sequence ATGTTGCTGACAGATAAAGTTGTTGTTGTCACAGGCGGAGCCGGTTTTCTCGGAAGGCAGTTCTGTGCTGCCGTGGCCGAGCAGGGCGGTGTGGCAGTGGTCGCTGATATTGATATGGAGGCTGCGAAGCTGGCGGCAGCCGGGATCGCAGGGATGCATCCGGGGCGGGCGGAAGCCGTTTCGCTGGATATTACCAGCCATGCATCCATAAGCGCGCTGATCGCCGGACTCATGGAAAGATACGGGCATATTGATGCGCTGGTGAACAATGCTTACCCGCGCAACCGCAATTACGGGCGCAAGCTGGAAGACGTGACCTATGAGGATTTTTGCGAGAACGTCAATTCCCATCTGGGCGGATACTTCCTCATGGCCCGGCAATTCGGCCTGTTCTTCCGGGAACACGGCGGGGGCAACATCGTTAACATGGCCTCCATTTACGGGGTCATGGCGCCGCGTTTCGAGGTTTATGCGGAGACACCCATGACCATGCCGGTCGAGTATGCTGCCATCAAGTCGGCGGTCGTCCACCTGACGCGCTACTTCGCCCAGTATTTCAAGGGCGATGGCATAAGGGTGAATTGCCTCAGTCCGGGCGGGATACTGGATCAGCAACCCGAAGCTTTCCTGGAAAAGTACAACGCCCACTGCAATGGCAAGGGGATGCTTGATCCGCAGGATATAAACGGCAGCCTGCTATTCCTGCTGTCGGATGCGTCACGGCATGTGACAGGGCAGAATCTGATAGTCGATGACGGATTCTCGCTGTAA
- a CDS encoding SDR family oxidoreductase — protein MEKILVTGGAGFLGSHLCERLINDGHDVLCVDNFFTGSKQNIVHLMGNPNFELSRHDVTFPLYVEVDQIYNLACPASPIHYQFDPVQTTKTSVHGAINMLGLAKRVKAKILQASTSEVYGDPEVHPQDESYWGRVNPIGIRSCYDEGKRCAETLFFDYWRQYDLPIKVVRIFNTYGPRMHPNDGRVVSNFIVQALRGSDITIYGDGQQTRSFCYVDDLVEALIRMMDTEKNVTGPVNVGNPGEFTMLELSEKILQLTGSKSRLVFKPLPSDDPKQRQPDITLARKELGWEPKVGLEDGLKETIAYFRRTLP, from the coding sequence ATGGAAAAAATTCTGGTAACCGGCGGCGCGGGCTTTCTGGGGTCGCATCTTTGCGAAAGGTTGATCAATGATGGGCACGATGTGCTGTGCGTGGACAATTTTTTCACCGGCAGCAAGCAGAACATCGTGCATCTCATGGGTAACCCCAATTTTGAATTATCGCGGCACGACGTTACTTTCCCGCTCTATGTCGAGGTCGACCAGATCTATAACCTGGCATGCCCCGCTTCGCCGATCCATTATCAGTTCGATCCGGTACAGACGACCAAAACGAGTGTCCACGGCGCAATCAACATGCTCGGGCTGGCCAAGCGGGTCAAGGCCAAAATCCTGCAGGCTTCGACCTCCGAGGTGTATGGCGACCCCGAAGTGCATCCACAGGATGAAAGCTACTGGGGGCGCGTGAACCCGATAGGCATACGCAGCTGCTACGATGAAGGCAAACGATGCGCGGAAACGCTATTCTTCGATTACTGGCGCCAATATGATCTGCCGATCAAGGTGGTGCGCATTTTCAATACCTATGGACCGCGCATGCATCCCAATGACGGGCGGGTGGTAAGCAACTTTATCGTCCAGGCGCTCCGGGGCAGTGATATCACTATCTATGGCGATGGCCAGCAGACCCGGAGTTTTTGCTATGTCGATGATCTTGTCGAAGCGCTCATCCGCATGATGGATACTGAAAAGAATGTTACCGGCCCGGTCAATGTTGGGAACCCGGGGGAATTCACCATGCTGGAACTGTCGGAAAAAATCCTGCAGCTCACCGGTTCGAAAAGCCGGCTGGTATTCAAACCGTTGCCGTCCGATGATCCGAAGCAACGCCAGCCGGATATCACATTGGCCAGGAAAGAACTGGGCTGGGAGCCCAAGGTCGGCCTTGAAGATGGGCTGAAAGAAACGATCGCCTATTTCCGGCGCACCCTTCCATAG
- a CDS encoding glycosyltransferase, translated as MNATGTSGLVSVVVPSYNYARYLDQRMASLLNQTYRNLEILAIDDCSTDDSVEVLRKYESRPQFKLVVREKNGGWVVVNNQGVEMTSGEYILFAQCDDDCDPRMVERLVGAMDANPGAGIAFCRSLLVDEQERVMGDDFAVRERAFRDKCGNDTLITGAEMGRFLLHSCVIPNLSAVLIRRECFNTVGNFTSSYRVSGDWDWFFRIAAHYGFAYVAEPLNRFRQHQTTIRSSTKARVVYEEYFRLLLNQIRSLELTFAERCRFRTRVMYLWGVHLFSQPWSALRNFPYHLGRVLQLDPYALIFLTPALILCIFRIVEKACNRTAPVGSA; from the coding sequence GTGAACGCAACCGGAACGTCCGGGCTGGTCAGCGTGGTGGTGCCGAGTTACAACTATGCCCGATATCTGGACCAGCGCATGGCCAGCCTGCTGAACCAGACCTATCGGAATCTGGAGATTCTGGCCATAGATGATTGCTCCACCGATGATAGCGTCGAGGTGCTGCGCAAATATGAGTCCCGTCCGCAGTTCAAACTGGTCGTTCGCGAAAAGAATGGCGGCTGGGTGGTCGTCAACAATCAGGGCGTGGAGATGACCTCCGGCGAGTACATTCTTTTCGCGCAGTGCGATGATGATTGCGATCCGCGCATGGTAGAACGCCTGGTCGGCGCGATGGACGCCAATCCCGGGGCCGGGATCGCTTTCTGCCGCAGCCTGCTGGTGGATGAGCAGGAGCGAGTAATGGGGGATGATTTTGCGGTCAGGGAACGGGCGTTCCGCGACAAGTGCGGGAACGATACCCTGATAACGGGGGCGGAAATGGGCCGTTTCCTGTTGCATTCCTGCGTGATCCCCAACCTGAGCGCGGTGTTGATCAGGCGGGAATGTTTTAACACGGTCGGGAATTTCACTTCATCCTACCGGGTGAGCGGTGACTGGGACTGGTTCTTCAGAATCGCGGCACATTATGGTTTTGCGTATGTGGCCGAACCGTTGAACCGGTTTCGACAGCACCAGACCACGATACGCAGTTCAACCAAAGCGCGCGTGGTCTATGAGGAATATTTCCGCCTGTTGCTGAACCAGATCAGGTCGCTGGAATTGACGTTTGCCGAACGCTGTCGTTTCCGAACGCGCGTCATGTATCTGTGGGGAGTGCACCTTTTTTCCCAACCCTGGAGCGCATTGCGTAATTTCCCTTATCATCTGGGCAGGGTCTTGCAATTGGATCCCTATGCGTTGATATTTCTGACGCCCGCTCTGATATTGTGCATCTTCAGGATTGTCGAAAAGGCCTGCAATAGAACGGCCCCCGTCGGGAGTGCCTGA
- a CDS encoding sulfotransferase, translating to MTRNVIHIGFPKTGTTTLQKWYFSTHPEFAYLGQTNIPADLRKWFELDVLCKSEMEYEREPVIRAFREKRDQLMQADPGKTFVFSHEALTYYTEAFRVDMAEMARRVKDIFGEARIVITIRSQDTMLCSLYQQAVQGGAFVSLDSYLGFYRDQYYASILPVLKYVPVIQCYERLFGKGNVHVQCFEEFVSHPEDFFSRLSEFCGVKNMAISCPHENAGLTGLGVQLQRVANRVCPYDLGAHLLRPPIRNMGEKQKRSFLLYYKHATNLLTGKIGRSIPFGRKIVLSDYWKNEIDALYRESNRILAKEYGLDLERYKYPGL from the coding sequence ATGACGAGAAACGTTATACATATAGGATTTCCGAAAACGGGTACTACCACCCTGCAAAAATGGTATTTCTCCACCCATCCGGAGTTTGCCTATCTCGGGCAGACAAACATACCCGCTGATCTGAGGAAGTGGTTCGAACTGGACGTCCTGTGCAAGTCGGAGATGGAATACGAGCGTGAGCCTGTGATCAGGGCGTTTCGGGAAAAGCGCGACCAATTGATGCAGGCCGACCCGGGCAAGACGTTCGTATTCTCACACGAGGCACTTACGTATTACACCGAAGCATTCAGGGTGGATATGGCCGAGATGGCGCGCAGGGTAAAGGACATTTTCGGGGAAGCCAGGATCGTAATTACCATACGCAGCCAGGACACCATGCTGTGCTCCCTGTATCAGCAGGCCGTCCAGGGAGGCGCGTTCGTTTCACTGGATTCCTACCTCGGGTTCTACCGCGACCAGTACTATGCATCCATCCTGCCGGTCCTGAAATACGTGCCGGTCATTCAGTGTTATGAAAGATTGTTCGGCAAGGGCAATGTGCATGTGCAATGTTTCGAGGAGTTCGTGAGCCACCCGGAAGATTTTTTCTCCAGATTGTCGGAATTTTGCGGCGTCAAGAATATGGCCATTTCGTGTCCCCACGAAAATGCCGGCCTGACAGGTTTGGGAGTCCAGTTGCAGAGGGTGGCCAATCGGGTTTGCCCATATGATCTGGGGGCGCATTTGTTGCGGCCACCGATTCGTAACATGGGGGAAAAGCAGAAGCGATCTTTTCTGCTGTACTACAAACATGCCACCAATCTGCTGACCGGAAAGATCGGCAGGAGTATCCCGTTCGGAAGAAAAATCGTCCTGTCGGATTACTGGAAAAACGAAATCGATGCGCTGTATCGTGAATCGAACCGGATTCTCGCCAAAGAATACGGCCTGGACCTGGAGCGTTATAAATACCCGGGTCTGTAG
- a CDS encoding glycosyltransferase, with translation MQPFSIMVSVVVPTHNRKELLSETLRSILHQTFRDFELIVVSDGSTDGTDEMVSSIADTRVRLIRQEKSGQPAKPRNTGIREARGKYVALCDDDDIWVQDKLAIQVDAMEHNGEVGLCYTNGQVLRNGVLGERPLNRRKIFNNHFYELLKGNVIPNSSVLIRRSVFDRVGFINTDPVWRGIEDYEFWLRVAHEFPLLYIDQPLIQYRVHSNNITFSRSLETRRAIGVVRHVGRLFGISYGLLPTLVIQYAKYWTYKLLLK, from the coding sequence ATGCAGCCATTTTCAATCATGGTAAGCGTTGTAGTTCCGACGCATAACCGCAAAGAATTGTTGTCCGAAACGCTTCGGTCGATCCTGCATCAGACATTTCGCGATTTTGAACTGATTGTCGTGTCGGATGGCTCCACGGATGGCACCGATGAGATGGTGTCCTCGATCGCCGATACACGGGTCCGCCTGATCCGGCAGGAAAAGAGCGGGCAGCCTGCAAAGCCGCGCAATACGGGAATCAGGGAGGCGCGCGGGAAATATGTTGCACTTTGCGATGATGACGATATCTGGGTTCAGGACAAGCTTGCCATTCAAGTGGATGCCATGGAGCATAACGGGGAGGTCGGGCTGTGCTATACCAATGGACAGGTTCTGCGTAACGGTGTGTTGGGGGAACGCCCGCTCAATAGGCGAAAAATTTTCAATAACCACTTTTACGAGCTTCTGAAGGGCAATGTCATCCCGAATTCCAGCGTACTGATCCGGCGGAGCGTATTCGATCGCGTTGGGTTCATCAATACGGATCCGGTGTGGCGCGGTATAGAAGATTATGAATTCTGGTTGCGGGTCGCGCACGAGTTTCCGTTACTCTACATCGACCAGCCCTTGATCCAGTATCGCGTCCATTCGAACAACATCACGTTCAGCCGTTCATTGGAAACCAGACGTGCGATCGGGGTCGTGCGGCATGTCGGCCGACTTTTCGGCATCTCCTACGGATTATTGCCCACCCTTGTAATTCAATACGCAAAATACTGGACGTACAAACTGTTGTTGAAATGA